From one Mustela nigripes isolate SB6536 chromosome 16, MUSNIG.SB6536, whole genome shotgun sequence genomic stretch:
- the FAM117A gene encoding protein FAM117A isoform X2, with translation MPLASPQPSGPASREEHRGTVEEQASIPHDKASSPGRPACLEDSSPSPVLAFAASPRPNHSYVFKREPPEGCERVRVFEEAVSPGPDLAFLTSCPDKNKVHFNPTGSAFCPVSLMKPLFPSMGFIFRNCPSGPGSPLPPASPRPPPRKDPEAPKAASLPFEPWQRTPPSEEPVLFQSSLVV, from the exons ATGCCCCTGGCATCCCCCCAGCCTTCGGGCCCGGCCAGCCGCGAGGAACACCGGGGTACAGTCGAGGAGCAGGCATCCATCCCTCATGACAAAG CCTCCTCTCCGGGCCGCCCAGCCTGCCTTGAAGACAGCAGCCCGTCTCCGGTCCTTGCCTTTGCCGCTTCCCCTCGGCCCAATCATAGCTACGTCTTCAAACGGGAGCCTCCGGAAGGCTGCGAGAGAGTGCGTGTGTTCGAAGAGGCCGT GTCCCCAGGCCCTGACCTGGCCTTCCTGACTTCCTGTCCTGACAAGAACAAAGTCCATTTCAACCCGACCGGCTCGGCCTTCTGCCCCGTCAGCTTGATGAAGCCCCTCTTCCCCAGCATGGGCTTCATTTTCCGTAACTGCCCCTCAGGCCCGGggtcccccctgccccctgccagccccaggcCACCACCTCGGAAGGATCCAGAGGCCCCCAAAGCCGCCTCGCTGCCGTTCGAGCCGTGGCAGCGCACCCCGCCGTCAGAAGAGCCCGTGCTTTTCCAGAGTTCCCTGGTGGTCTGA